In Antechinus flavipes isolate AdamAnt ecotype Samford, QLD, Australia chromosome 3, AdamAnt_v2, whole genome shotgun sequence, a genomic segment contains:
- the GJB2 gene encoding gap junction beta-2 protein yields the protein MDWSTLQTILGGVNKHSTSIGKIWLTVLFIFRIMILVVAAKEVWGDEQADFICNTLQPGCKNVCYDHFFPISHIRLWALQLIFVSTPALLVAMHIAYRRHEKKRKFIKGEIKSEYKDIEEIKRQKVRIEGALWWTYTSSIFFRVIFEAVFMYVFYFMYNGFSMTRMVKCNAWPCPNTVDCFVSRPTEKTVFTVFMISVSGICILLNVIELCYLLIRYCSGKSKKPV from the coding sequence ATGGACTGGAGCACACTACAGACTATTTTGGGGGGTGTCAATAAACACTCCACCAGCATTGGCAAAATCTGGCTCACTGTACTCTTCATTTTCCGCATTATGATCCTGGTCGTGGCTGCTAAAGAAGTGTGGGgagatgagcaggctgattttattTGCAACACTCTCCAACCGGGATGTAAAAATGTGTGCTATGATCACTTTTTCCCCATCTCTCACATCCGACTTTGGGCTCTGCAGCTGATCTTTGTGTCAACTCCGGCCCTCTTGGTGGCCATGCACATCGCTTACCGGAGacatgagaaaaagagaaagttcatCAAGGGAGAGATAAAGTCTGAATATAAAGacatagaagaaatcaaaagacaaaaGGTTCGCATTGAAGGAGCCCTGTGGTGGACCTACACAAGCAGCATATTCTTCAGAGTCATCTTTGAAGCAGTCTTCATGTACGTGTTCTATTTTATGTACAATGGATTCTCCATGACTCGGATGGTGAAATGTAATGCTTGGCCCTGCCCCAATACTGTGGACTGCTTTGTTTCTCGACCCACTGAAAAGACAGTCTTCACTGTTTTTATGATTTCAGTGTCTGGGATTTGCATACTGCTAAATGTCATTGAATTGTGTTATCTGCTGATAAGATATTGTTCTGGGAAGTCCAAGAAGCCAGTTTAA